A region from the Stutzerimonas stutzeri genome encodes:
- the mqo gene encoding malate dehydrogenase (quinone), which produces MTQHDSEAVDLVLVGAGIMSATLAVLLKELDPNIKLEIVELQESGAVESSNPWNNAGTGHAGLCELNYTPDNKDGPIDIKKAVTINTQFEVSKQFWAYLTGREGFGSPRDFLNAVPHLSFVRGTKNIDFLKRRFDALIKHHAFEQMVYTEDRATMEEWMPLMMPGRPADEPIAATRALNGTDVNFGELTRQMLAYLASKPGVKLSYFQKVTGLERHGKGWRVEIKNTRDGSNRQLDAGFVFLGAGGAALPLLQMSNIEEGKGYGGFPVSGQWLRCDNPEIVKQHQAKVYSLAAVGAPPMSVPHLDTRVVDGKKSLLFGPYAGFTTKFLKHGSPLDLPLSIRPGNLKPMLAVARDNMDLTRYLIKEVRQSMEDRLETLRGFYPEAKAEDWRLEVAGQRVQIIKKDPKKGGILQFGTELVSAQDGSIAALLGASPGASVTVSIMLDLIERCFPEQAKSEAWSRKLGEIFPAREKVLETDAAAYREVTALVDKRLGLAD; this is translated from the coding sequence ATGACGCAACACGATAGCGAAGCCGTGGATTTGGTGCTGGTGGGAGCCGGTATCATGAGTGCGACTCTGGCCGTACTGCTCAAGGAGCTCGATCCCAACATCAAGCTGGAAATCGTCGAGTTGCAGGAGTCCGGGGCCGTCGAAAGCTCGAATCCCTGGAACAATGCCGGAACGGGTCACGCCGGGCTGTGCGAGTTGAACTACACCCCGGACAACAAAGACGGTCCGATCGATATCAAGAAAGCGGTGACGATCAACACCCAGTTCGAGGTCTCCAAACAATTCTGGGCCTACCTGACGGGACGCGAAGGCTTCGGCAGCCCTCGTGATTTCCTCAATGCCGTGCCGCATCTGAGCTTCGTGCGTGGCACGAAGAACATCGATTTCCTCAAGCGCCGCTTCGATGCCCTGATCAAGCATCACGCGTTCGAACAGATGGTCTACACCGAAGACCGTGCCACGATGGAAGAGTGGATGCCGCTGATGATGCCGGGTCGTCCCGCCGACGAGCCGATCGCAGCGACCCGCGCACTGAACGGTACCGACGTCAACTTCGGTGAACTGACCCGCCAGATGCTCGCTTATCTCGCCAGCAAGCCGGGCGTGAAGCTGTCGTACTTCCAGAAGGTCACCGGACTCGAGCGTCATGGCAAAGGCTGGCGCGTGGAGATCAAGAACACACGCGACGGCTCCAACCGCCAGCTCGACGCCGGCTTCGTCTTCCTTGGCGCCGGTGGCGCGGCATTGCCGCTGCTGCAGATGTCCAACATCGAGGAAGGCAAGGGCTACGGCGGTTTCCCGGTCAGCGGCCAGTGGCTGCGTTGCGACAACCCGGAGATCGTCAAGCAGCACCAGGCCAAGGTCTACAGCCTGGCTGCCGTGGGCGCACCGCCCATGTCCGTGCCGCATCTGGATACACGCGTCGTGGACGGCAAGAAATCGCTGCTGTTCGGGCCCTATGCCGGCTTCACCACCAAGTTCCTCAAGCATGGCTCGCCGCTTGACCTGCCGTTGTCGATCCGCCCGGGCAACCTCAAGCCGATGCTGGCCGTCGCGCGCGACAACATGGACCTGACCCGCTACCTGATCAAGGAAGTGCGGCAATCCATGGAAGATCGTCTGGAAACCTTGCGCGGCTTCTACCCCGAAGCCAAGGCCGAAGACTGGCGCCTGGAAGTCGCGGGTCAGCGCGTGCAGATCATCAAGAAGGACCCGAAGAAGGGCGGCATTCTGCAGTTCGGTACCGAATTGGTGTCGGCTCAGGACGGCTCGATTGCCGCGCTGCTCGGTGCTTCGCCGGGGGCTTCGGTTACCGTATCGATCATGCTCGACCTGATCGAGCGCTGCTTCCCTGAGCAGGCGAAAAGCGAGGCCTGGAGCCGCAAGCTGGGCGAGATCTTCCCGGCTCGCGAAAAAGTGCTGGAAACCGATGCCGCGGCTTACCGCGAGGTGACGGCTCTGGTGGACAAGCGCCTGGGGCTGGCGGACTAA
- a CDS encoding SDR family oxidoreductase, whose product MSEAIRFEDKVVIVTGAGGGLGRAHALLFARHGAKVVVNDLGGSAQGEGANSSAADRVVEEIRQAGGTAVANHDSVTDGDKIVQHALDAFGRVDVVVNNAGILRDKTFHKMEDADWDLVYRVHVEGAYKVTRAAWPHMREQGYGRVIFTASTSGIYGNFGQSNYGMAKLGLYGLTRTLALEGRKNNILVNAIAPTGGTRMTEGLIPPQVFEQLKPELVSPLVVYLASEQCQETSGLFEVGGGWMGKVRWERSLGAGFDPKAGFDAEDVAANWQQICDFENAAHPADNMEALKEMMANLQKHAG is encoded by the coding sequence ATGAGTGAAGCCATCCGCTTCGAAGACAAAGTGGTAATCGTGACCGGCGCCGGTGGTGGTCTCGGTCGCGCCCATGCGCTGCTGTTCGCCCGGCACGGAGCGAAAGTGGTGGTCAACGATCTCGGCGGTAGCGCTCAGGGCGAAGGTGCCAACAGCTCGGCAGCCGATCGCGTGGTGGAGGAGATTCGTCAGGCTGGCGGCACTGCGGTCGCCAACCACGACTCGGTGACCGATGGCGACAAAATCGTCCAGCACGCACTCGATGCCTTCGGTCGTGTCGACGTGGTGGTCAACAACGCCGGCATCCTGCGCGACAAGACCTTTCACAAGATGGAAGACGCCGACTGGGATCTGGTCTACCGGGTGCACGTCGAAGGTGCCTACAAGGTGACCCGCGCCGCCTGGCCGCATATGCGCGAACAGGGTTATGGTCGGGTGATCTTCACCGCATCCACCTCCGGTATCTACGGCAACTTCGGCCAGTCCAACTACGGCATGGCCAAGCTGGGCCTGTATGGCCTGACCCGCACCCTGGCGCTGGAAGGCCGCAAGAACAACATCCTGGTCAACGCCATTGCGCCCACCGGCGGCACGCGAATGACCGAAGGCCTCATCCCTCCGCAAGTCTTCGAACAGCTCAAGCCTGAACTGGTCAGCCCGCTGGTGGTGTACCTGGCCAGCGAGCAATGCCAGGAAACGTCCGGCCTGTTCGAAGTGGGCGGCGGTTGGATGGGCAAGGTGCGCTGGGAGCGCAGCCTGGGTGCGGGCTTCGATCCGAAGGCCGGTTTCGATGCCGAGGACGTCGCGGCCAACTGGCAGCAGATCTGCGATTTCGAGAATGCCGCGCATCCGGCCGACAACATGGAAGCGCTGAAGGAAATGATGGCCAACCTGCAAAAGCACGCCGGTTGA
- a CDS encoding PA4642 family protein, translating into MRKDKQKVIGEDISDDAIKLFLEPEPGDDTPPSLHKLIKAYRGLRVDDFERFLRFFVEAGYDLNAKDAQGRDFVALVVDQRQAEPYIELIEAARG; encoded by the coding sequence ATGCGTAAAGACAAACAAAAGGTGATCGGTGAGGACATCAGCGATGACGCGATCAAGCTGTTTCTCGAGCCGGAGCCGGGCGATGACACGCCGCCATCGCTGCACAAGCTGATCAAGGCCTATCGCGGTTTGCGTGTGGATGATTTCGAGCGTTTTCTCCGGTTCTTTGTCGAAGCGGGATACGACCTGAACGCCAAGGATGCACAAGGGCGCGATTTCGTGGCGCTGGTGGTCGACCAGCGTCAGGCCGAGCCCTACATCGAACTGATCGAAGCCGCTCGCGGTTGA
- the dauA gene encoding C4-dicarboxylic acid transporter DauA codes for MKLPPLFAAWRQTLRAGYGGRELRGDLVAGLTVGIIAIPLAMALAIAVGVAPQHGLYTVLMASPLIALTGGSRFNVSGPTAAFVVILLPITQQFGLGGLLLCTMLAGLILIALGLLRAGKLIAFVPYPVTLGFTAGIGIVIATLQLKDAFGLTFATQPQHYLDQLSQLARALPAIQPGDTLVAGLCLAVLIIWPRLVPKVPGHLVALVVGALAAVALETAGLPVATLGERFSYSVDGVAHPGIPPLLPDFAWPWLLPGPDGQPLTLNFELFHQLLAPAFAIAMLGAIESLLCAVVADGMTGSQHDPNAELLGQGIGNLVAPLFGGITATAAIARSATNVRAGASSPLAAIIHAGVVLVAILWLAPLFSYLPMAALAALLIMVAWNMSEAPHVIRTLRIAPRSDVLVLLTCLVLTVLFDMVLAVGVGLLLAAGLFIKRMSELTDTTALSRRQHRLLEDLPEHVAAYAIRGPLFFGAAEKALGVLRRFNPQVRVVIVDISGVPMMDMTALAALENVLLDYRKLGVALILSGSSARVRLKLRRAGIHRLEGQLYYVHDLAQARTKALCLWPADAATSSATA; via the coding sequence ATGAAGCTTCCGCCGTTGTTCGCCGCCTGGCGCCAGACCCTGCGGGCGGGCTACGGAGGCCGTGAACTGCGCGGCGACCTGGTAGCAGGCCTGACGGTCGGCATCATCGCCATTCCGCTGGCCATGGCCCTGGCGATCGCCGTGGGCGTTGCGCCGCAACATGGTCTGTATACGGTGTTGATGGCCTCGCCGCTGATTGCGCTGACCGGGGGCTCGCGTTTCAACGTGTCGGGGCCGACCGCCGCGTTCGTGGTGATCCTGCTGCCGATCACTCAACAGTTCGGCCTCGGCGGCCTGTTGTTGTGCACCATGCTCGCCGGGCTGATCCTTATTGCGCTGGGTCTGCTGCGCGCCGGCAAGCTGATCGCCTTCGTGCCCTATCCGGTCACCCTGGGCTTTACGGCCGGCATCGGTATCGTCATCGCGACCCTGCAACTCAAGGATGCGTTCGGGCTCACCTTCGCCACACAACCACAGCACTATCTCGACCAACTGAGCCAGCTGGCCCGGGCGCTGCCTGCCATACAGCCCGGCGATACGCTGGTCGCCGGGCTGTGCCTGGCCGTGCTGATTATCTGGCCGCGTCTGGTACCGAAGGTCCCGGGGCATCTGGTCGCGTTGGTGGTCGGCGCGCTGGCGGCGGTGGCACTGGAGACGGCGGGCCTGCCCGTGGCCACGCTGGGTGAACGTTTCAGCTACAGCGTCGACGGCGTGGCGCACCCCGGCATTCCGCCGTTGCTGCCCGACTTCGCCTGGCCCTGGCTGCTGCCTGGCCCCGACGGCCAGCCGCTGACGCTGAACTTCGAGCTGTTTCACCAGTTGCTCGCGCCGGCGTTCGCCATCGCCATGCTCGGCGCCATCGAATCGCTGCTCTGCGCGGTGGTCGCCGACGGCATGACCGGCAGCCAGCACGATCCCAACGCCGAACTGCTCGGTCAGGGCATCGGCAATCTGGTCGCGCCGCTGTTCGGCGGCATCACCGCCACCGCAGCCATTGCCCGCAGCGCCACCAACGTGCGCGCCGGTGCCAGCTCGCCCCTGGCCGCCATCATCCACGCCGGCGTCGTGCTGGTGGCGATTCTCTGGCTGGCGCCCTTGTTCAGCTACCTGCCGATGGCCGCGCTGGCGGCTCTGCTGATCATGGTGGCCTGGAACATGAGCGAAGCCCCGCACGTCATCAGAACGCTGCGCATCGCGCCGCGCAGCGATGTGCTGGTGCTGCTGACTTGCCTGGTGCTGACGGTGCTGTTCGACATGGTCCTGGCGGTCGGGGTGGGCCTGCTGCTGGCCGCCGGGCTGTTCATCAAGCGCATGAGCGAATTGACCGACACCACCGCCCTGTCCCGCCGTCAGCATCGCCTGCTGGAGGATCTGCCCGAGCATGTCGCCGCCTATGCCATTCGCGGTCCGCTGTTCTTCGGCGCGGCGGAGAAAGCGCTGGGCGTGCTGCGGCGCTTCAACCCGCAGGTGCGGGTCGTGATTGTCGATATCAGCGGGGTGCCGATGATGGACATGACCGCTCTGGCGGCTCTGGAAAACGTCCTGCTCGACTACCGCAAGCTGGGCGTTGCGCTGATTCTCAGCGGCAGCAGTGCCAGGGTCCGGCTCAAGTTGCGCCGGGCCGGCATCCATCGACTCGAAGGGCAGCTGTATTACGTGCACGATCTCGCCCAGGCGCGCACCAAGGCCTTGTGCCTGTGGCCGGCCGATGCCGCCACGAGCAGCGCGACCGCCTGA
- a CDS encoding chemotaxis protein CheW → MNLPQVSGAASTAPADIQHLSFRVRQARYALPIELVREIIEYGQITGVPMMPACIHGVINLRGNVVPVLDLAARFGMERTVPGKRTCIVIIELDLNDSLQRIGLVVDAVDAVLDIQGADVEPAPAFGAGIRTDFIAGMARDERGFTIILDVRKVLSLDDILQLSQAMAQAS, encoded by the coding sequence ATGAATCTTCCACAGGTAAGCGGTGCCGCCAGCACCGCGCCGGCTGACATCCAGCACCTGTCGTTCCGGGTGCGCCAGGCACGCTACGCGCTGCCCATCGAGCTGGTGCGCGAGATCATCGAGTACGGGCAGATCACCGGCGTGCCGATGATGCCGGCGTGCATCCACGGGGTGATCAACCTGCGCGGCAACGTCGTGCCGGTGCTGGACCTGGCGGCGCGCTTCGGCATGGAGCGCACGGTGCCGGGCAAGCGGACCTGCATCGTCATCATCGAGCTGGACCTGAATGATTCGCTGCAACGCATCGGCCTGGTGGTCGACGCGGTCGACGCGGTACTGGATATCCAGGGCGCCGATGTCGAGCCCGCGCCGGCGTTCGGCGCCGGGATCCGCACGGATTTCATTGCCGGCATGGCGCGTGACGAACGCGGCTTCACCATCATTCTGGACGTGCGCAAGGTATTGTCGCTGGACGACATCCTGCAGCTCAGCCAGGCGATGGCGCAGGCGAGCTGA
- a CDS encoding CheR family methyltransferase encodes MPTSSLPVLGEQEFRFLQQLMVEASGIHLSESKRPLVAGRLMRRLRALNLSSYRDYLMLLRDPTKQAEQRLVIDLLTTNETYFFREPQHFQFLARWLEGRREPLRLWSAACSSGEEPYTLAMVLAEHGSADWSILGSDLSRTVLEKAQAAIYPMDESSNFPSGWLKRHCLRGIGDHEGAFRLGQGLRERVRFRELNLMRPLPDDVGSHDVIFLRNVLIYFSAEDKRAIVARLIERLRAGGLLFIGHAESLHGFGLPLRSVAPSVFQRL; translated from the coding sequence ATGCCGACGTCGAGCCTGCCGGTGCTGGGCGAGCAGGAGTTCCGCTTCCTGCAGCAACTGATGGTCGAGGCGTCGGGCATTCATCTGAGCGAGAGCAAGCGGCCGCTGGTGGCCGGTCGCCTAATGCGCCGGCTGCGCGCACTGAACCTGAGCAGCTACCGCGACTACCTGATGTTGCTCAGGGATCCGACCAAGCAGGCCGAGCAGCGGCTGGTAATCGACCTGCTGACCACCAACGAAACCTACTTCTTCCGCGAACCGCAGCATTTCCAGTTTCTCGCTCGCTGGCTGGAGGGCCGGCGCGAGCCGCTGCGCCTATGGAGCGCTGCCTGTTCGTCGGGCGAAGAGCCCTACACCCTCGCCATGGTGCTGGCCGAGCACGGGTCGGCGGACTGGTCGATCCTCGGCAGCGACCTCAGCCGCACGGTGTTGGAAAAGGCGCAGGCGGCAATCTATCCGATGGATGAATCGAGCAATTTCCCGTCCGGTTGGCTCAAGCGCCACTGCCTGCGGGGCATCGGTGATCACGAGGGCGCGTTTCGCCTCGGCCAGGGTTTGCGCGAACGGGTGCGCTTTCGCGAGCTCAATCTGATGCGGCCGTTGCCTGATGATGTCGGCAGCCACGACGTCATCTTCCTGCGCAATGTGCTGATCTATTTCAGTGCCGAGGACAAACGCGCCATCGTGGCCCGCCTGATCGAACGGCTGCGCGCGGGCGGCTTGTTGTTCATCGGCCATGCGGAAAGCCTGCATGGCTTTGGGCTGCCACTGCGCAGCGTGGCGCCCTCGGTCTTTCAGCGCCTATGA
- a CDS encoding protein-glutamate methylesterase/protein-glutamine glutaminase, whose product MIKVFIVDDSALVRQVLSACLENHPNIEVIGQAADPLFALEKMQRNWPDVLVLDVEMPRMDGITFLRKLMAERPTPTIICSTLTEAGAAITLEAFAAGAVGVFTKARLGLKDSLLQLSSDLIRQIQQAAATRPRVTVARSTPAASPASPARPAEPAASALTTTDRVVALGTSTGGTQALELVLKQLRVDSPGIVIVQHMPEKFTAAFAQRLDSLCQIEVREARHLDRVRSGLALVAPGGKHMQLKRSGAQYFVEVLDGPPVNRHRPSVDVLFRSVARHAGHNALGVIMTGMGDDGARGLLAMREAGARTVAQDEASCVVFGMPKEALQIGAAQCTESLEHLPRLITDYARAVLG is encoded by the coding sequence ATGATCAAGGTGTTTATCGTCGATGACTCGGCGCTGGTGCGTCAGGTGCTGTCGGCCTGTCTGGAAAACCACCCGAACATCGAGGTGATCGGGCAAGCCGCCGATCCGCTGTTCGCGCTGGAAAAGATGCAGCGCAACTGGCCCGATGTGTTGGTGCTCGACGTCGAGATGCCGCGCATGGACGGCATCACCTTTCTGCGTAAGTTGATGGCCGAGCGCCCGACGCCGACGATCATCTGTTCGACGTTGACCGAGGCGGGCGCGGCCATCACTCTTGAAGCCTTTGCCGCAGGCGCCGTGGGCGTGTTCACCAAGGCGCGGCTCGGCCTGAAAGACAGCCTGTTGCAGCTTTCCAGCGACCTCATCAGGCAGATCCAGCAGGCGGCCGCGACCCGTCCACGGGTGACCGTCGCACGAAGCACGCCGGCCGCGTCCCCCGCGTCCCCCGCGCGCCCGGCGGAGCCGGCTGCCAGCGCCCTGACCACCACCGACCGTGTCGTCGCGCTGGGCACATCGACCGGCGGCACCCAGGCGCTGGAGCTGGTGCTCAAGCAGCTGCGCGTGGATTCGCCGGGCATCGTCATCGTCCAGCACATGCCGGAGAAATTCACCGCCGCCTTCGCCCAGCGGCTCGACAGCCTCTGCCAGATCGAAGTGCGCGAGGCCCGCCATCTGGATCGGGTGCGCTCCGGACTGGCGCTGGTAGCGCCGGGCGGCAAGCACATGCAGCTCAAACGCAGTGGCGCGCAGTACTTCGTCGAGGTGCTCGACGGACCACCGGTCAACCGGCACCGGCCGTCAGTGGACGTGCTGTTCCGCTCCGTCGCCCGTCATGCCGGACATAACGCCCTGGGTGTGATCATGACCGGCATGGGTGACGACGGCGCCCGCGGCCTGCTGGCCATGCGTGAGGCCGGTGCGCGTACGGTGGCTCAGGACGAGGCCAGCTGCGTGGTGTTCGGCATGCCGAAGGAAGCCCTTCAGATTGGCGCGGCGCAGTGCACCGAGTCGCTGGAGCACCTGCCGCGGCTGATCACCGACTACGCCCGCGCGGTGCTGGGCTGA
- a CDS encoding methyl-accepting chemotaxis protein — protein sequence MNMFGNFKIGARLIAGFLIVVALTVAVGLLGIRNLEQVNELSDQMYDREMMSLNNIQSANVQLIYVGRGLRSSLLATSLEERDFAIRQTRDAIRKMYEYIELTRSSFVTPEGIAQFEGVSEPMAAYVQIVEQVLKLREATSEVRPADELTGMLPKLRETGNKADDLLTALVERKVVNAKQANEQITGIYLGSRTQMIGLVIIAAVLGFGIGILVTRSITRPLNRAVSVADSLAAGDLGIQVEVDSKDETGQLLNAMKNMTERLRSVMGDVRSAADSLSSASEEVSATSQSLSQAASEQAAGVEQTTASVEQMSASIAQNTESAKITDSIAGKAANDAVAGGRAVRDMVVAMKQIADKIGIIDDIAYQTNLLALNAAIEAARAGDHGKGFAVVAAEVRKLAERSQVAAQEIGGVAGSSVELAEQAGRLLDDIVPNIQKTSDLVQEITAASQEQSTGAGQINIAMGQMNQITQQNASASEELAATSEEMNAQASQLLELISFFRLDARDVAAQGLGRQPAAPSAKPSNRSVRSIRKPSVMADDGQFVSFT from the coding sequence ATGAACATGTTCGGTAACTTCAAGATAGGCGCGCGCCTGATCGCCGGCTTCCTGATAGTGGTGGCGCTCACCGTCGCCGTGGGGCTGCTGGGCATTCGCAACCTCGAGCAGGTCAACGAGCTGTCAGACCAGATGTACGACCGCGAGATGATGTCACTGAACAACATCCAGTCGGCCAACGTGCAGCTGATCTATGTTGGCCGTGGCCTGCGCTCGAGCCTGCTGGCCACCAGTCTGGAAGAGCGCGATTTCGCCATTCGCCAGACCCGTGATGCGATCAGGAAGATGTACGAGTACATCGAGCTGACGCGCTCGAGCTTCGTGACCCCCGAGGGCATCGCCCAGTTCGAAGGGGTCAGCGAGCCGATGGCCGCCTATGTGCAAATCGTCGAGCAGGTGCTAAAGCTGCGCGAGGCGACCAGCGAGGTGCGTCCGGCCGACGAGCTGACCGGGATGCTGCCGAAACTGCGTGAGACCGGAAACAAGGCCGACGATCTGCTGACCGCCTTGGTCGAGCGCAAGGTCGTCAACGCCAAGCAAGCCAACGAGCAGATCACTGGCATCTACCTGGGTTCGCGGACCCAGATGATCGGCCTGGTGATCATCGCTGCCGTGCTAGGCTTCGGCATCGGCATCCTGGTCACCCGCAGCATCACCCGGCCGCTCAACCGTGCGGTGTCGGTAGCCGACTCGCTCGCTGCCGGCGACCTAGGCATTCAGGTCGAGGTCGACAGCAAGGACGAAACCGGCCAGCTGCTCAACGCGATGAAGAACATGACCGAGCGTCTACGCAGTGTCATGGGCGACGTACGCAGTGCCGCCGATTCCTTGTCGTCGGCGTCCGAGGAAGTCAGTGCCACCTCGCAATCGCTGAGCCAGGCGGCCAGCGAGCAGGCGGCAGGCGTCGAGCAGACCACCGCGTCGGTCGAGCAGATGTCCGCCTCGATCGCGCAGAACACCGAAAGCGCGAAGATCACCGACAGCATTGCCGGCAAGGCGGCCAACGATGCCGTGGCTGGCGGCCGTGCGGTGCGTGACATGGTCGTGGCCATGAAGCAGATCGCCGACAAGATCGGCATCATCGACGACATCGCCTACCAGACCAACCTGCTGGCGCTCAACGCCGCCATCGAGGCCGCGCGTGCCGGTGATCATGGCAAGGGCTTCGCGGTCGTGGCCGCCGAAGTGCGCAAGCTCGCCGAGCGCAGCCAGGTGGCCGCGCAGGAGATCGGCGGCGTGGCCGGCAGCAGCGTGGAGCTGGCCGAGCAGGCCGGTCGCCTGCTCGACGACATCGTGCCAAACATTCAGAAAACTTCGGACCTGGTGCAGGAAATCACCGCCGCTTCGCAAGAGCAGAGCACCGGTGCCGGGCAGATCAACATCGCCATGGGCCAGATGAACCAGATCACCCAGCAGAACGCCTCGGCGTCCGAGGAGCTGGCGGCCACCTCCGAAGAGATGAACGCCCAGGCCTCGCAGCTGCTGGAACTGATCAGCTTCTTCCGGCTCGATGCGCGCGATGTCGCGGCTCAGGGCCTCGGTCGCCAGCCAGCCGCTCCCAGCGCCAAGCCCAGCAATCGCTCGGTGCGCAGCATCCGCAAGCCGTCCGTCATGGCCGACGACGGCCAGTTCGTCAGCTTCACCTAA
- a CDS encoding chemotaxis protein CheD has translation MNAPRFLLPGQYLFGQHPEPVVTLLGSCVAVVLWHPRRQLLAVSHFVVPGGAFAQDDTRCGEAVFARLQEDMVRHRTAPADYRKGIYGGGTCLQPGRSGSLQIGLKNIAFAREQFARLGWRVDDQQLGGLGYRRLTLDGRDGRLACQAFAAATLLEGTA, from the coding sequence ATGAACGCGCCCCGTTTTCTCCTGCCCGGCCAATACCTGTTCGGCCAGCATCCCGAGCCGGTGGTGACGCTGCTCGGCTCGTGCGTGGCCGTCGTCCTGTGGCATCCGCGCCGTCAGCTGCTTGCCGTGAGCCATTTCGTGGTGCCTGGCGGCGCCTTTGCACAGGACGACACGCGCTGTGGCGAGGCGGTGTTCGCTCGCCTGCAAGAGGATATGGTCCGCCACCGCACGGCGCCTGCTGACTATCGCAAAGGCATCTACGGCGGCGGCACCTGCCTGCAGCCTGGCCGGTCAGGCAGTTTGCAGATCGGATTGAAAAACATCGCCTTTGCCCGCGAGCAGTTCGCTCGGCTCGGCTGGCGTGTCGATGACCAACAACTTGGCGGCCTGGGCTATCGACGCCTGACGCTCGACGGCCGCGACGGGCGCCTGGCGTGCCAGGCATTCGCTGCGGCCACCCTGCTGGAGGGCACCGCATGA